A window of Nocardia fluminea contains these coding sequences:
- a CDS encoding DNA-directed RNA polymerase subunit beta gives MIDPATGRITMRAGLVGAVMMPTALAHRVKTILDVRGVAPLPIIGHPRATMWTFLVRGDIVPIGDPAQVARLWAARVVVIRDGDIALPSPAPDPLMVRTWISPAISAFRPSGAVVLECARQCLAGQTGR, from the coding sequence GTGATCGACCCGGCCACCGGGCGCATCACGATGCGAGCGGGGCTGGTCGGCGCGGTCATGATGCCGACCGCGCTTGCGCACCGGGTGAAGACCATCCTCGATGTTCGTGGTGTCGCGCCGTTGCCAATCATCGGACACCCTCGTGCCACGATGTGGACCTTCTTGGTAAGGGGCGACATCGTGCCGATTGGTGACCCTGCCCAGGTGGCCCGGTTGTGGGCAGCACGGGTGGTGGTGATCCGGGACGGAGATATCGCGTTGCCGTCCCCGGCGCCGGACCCGCTGATGGTCCGCACGTGGATATCTCCGGCAATCAGCGCGTTTCGGCCTTCAGGAGCCGTCGTGCTCGAGTGCGCACGCCAGTGCCTCGCTGGACAGACAGGGCGATGA
- a CDS encoding histone-like nucleoid-structuring protein Lsr2, translated as MARKVVVTLVDDFDGTSVAEETVNFEIDGAAFEIDLSGTNAAKLRETFDQWLPYARRVGRIKSANRRSSASPAPGTSARRSDLAAIRTWAGENGHTVSSRGRISSEVIAAYDSASA; from the coding sequence ATGGCGCGCAAGGTAGTTGTCACCCTCGTCGACGACTTCGACGGCACCTCGGTCGCCGAAGAGACCGTCAACTTCGAAATCGACGGTGCGGCTTTCGAAATCGACCTGTCCGGCACCAACGCCGCCAAACTGCGCGAAACATTCGACCAATGGCTGCCCTACGCCCGCCGCGTCGGACGCATCAAGTCCGCCAACCGCCGGTCCTCCGCCTCACCGGCCCCGGGGACCTCCGCTCGGCGCAGCGATCTCGCAGCGATCCGGACATGGGCGGGCGAAAACGGCCACACCGTGTCCAGCCGAGGCAGGATCTCCTCCGAAGTCATCGCCGCCTACGACTCAGCGTCTGCATAA
- a CDS encoding cutinase family protein — translation MTASRVLTAAVLATFAGSLCTPGTVAAQPSPAGPSCPALWVLGVQGTSESSPGASATTDTGMLGHLLGPVSAVAPNLLARTYIQYPASFGGAPGTGAGTDPYTVSANTGLNALLAASEDIATSCPATSQAVVGYSQGAQVASGFAQIVGAGGGPVAPERVAAVALYSDPDRAPGSPVIAGRPGQLTPDPAPGTAGAAVSQIALSTAVASGGGIATTSGVDFGALTGRVADICVEGDLSCAAPDRAVLLRVAAQLAAQADLRDPIAAINSVQGLLSGALGDAWTTVVLNDFQIGPGSVAYVPAASLAQRLTDAADSRTPAPGPNETSAAEARWAQITATVAANPLTTLPSLAGSLSAAWGQLVTDNADLIDPSVWLRYSDIPARHTGYAVNGQLASGVAWLTALAHDLAGSQS, via the coding sequence GTGACCGCAAGCCGGGTCCTCACCGCGGCCGTCCTGGCCACCTTCGCCGGGAGCCTCTGCACGCCGGGCACCGTTGCCGCGCAACCATCTCCGGCGGGGCCGAGCTGCCCGGCGCTGTGGGTCCTCGGGGTGCAGGGCACCAGCGAGTCCTCCCCGGGCGCTTCCGCGACCACAGACACCGGGATGCTCGGCCACCTGCTCGGCCCGGTCTCCGCCGTCGCCCCGAACTTGCTGGCGCGCACCTACATCCAATATCCCGCTTCGTTCGGTGGAGCACCGGGTACAGGTGCCGGTACCGATCCCTACACGGTTTCGGCCAATACCGGTCTGAATGCCCTGCTTGCCGCGTCCGAAGACATCGCCACGTCCTGCCCCGCGACCTCACAGGCGGTGGTCGGGTATTCCCAAGGCGCACAGGTCGCTTCGGGGTTCGCCCAGATCGTCGGGGCTGGGGGAGGGCCGGTGGCGCCTGAGCGAGTCGCCGCTGTGGCGTTGTACTCCGATCCCGATCGCGCTCCGGGCTCGCCGGTCATCGCAGGCCGTCCCGGTCAGCTGACTCCGGACCCGGCACCGGGCACAGCGGGGGCGGCTGTCTCCCAGATCGCCCTGAGCACCGCCGTCGCCTCCGGGGGTGGGATCGCTACGACCTCGGGAGTCGATTTCGGGGCGCTGACGGGCAGAGTCGCCGATATCTGTGTTGAGGGCGACCTCAGCTGCGCGGCACCCGACCGCGCAGTGTTACTGCGGGTGGCCGCGCAGCTCGCCGCCCAGGCCGACCTGCGCGACCCGATCGCGGCGATCAATTCGGTCCAGGGTCTGTTGTCGGGTGCGCTGGGTGACGCCTGGACCACGGTGGTGCTCAATGACTTCCAGATCGGGCCGGGCTCGGTGGCGTATGTGCCCGCGGCGAGTTTGGCTCAACGGCTCACCGATGCCGCCGACTCCCGCACACCGGCCCCGGGCCCGAACGAGACGTCCGCCGCCGAGGCTCGCTGGGCGCAGATCACCGCCACGGTCGCCGCGAACCCACTGACCACCCTTCCGTCGCTGGCGGGGAGTTTGTCGGCGGCGTGGGGGCAACTGGTGACCGACAACGCCGACCTCATCGACCCGTCGGTGTGGCTGCGCTACAGCGACATTCCCGCCCGCCACACCGGCTACGCCGTGAACGGGCAGCTCGCCAGCGGGGTCGCGTGGCTGACCGCTCTGGCCCACGATCTCGCCGGGAGCCAATCATGA
- a CDS encoding DUF3558 family protein, protein MIALNSRFGDPREMCNLSRTRDLLRPGLLALGVFALAAAGCSDPRPVSTGGSSTTPTAAEVADFDPCSDFPQDVLKSENLMLTGPEDWERDGTTAHGCGYFVTEGGYDVRIVRTTRTLSDIKQRFPDSYREQKFGPRTGAFYELFAKRGSESCVVNLEMKTGSLQFDLANPPTRTTGHLNSCDLVTNLVNKVLPSIPEGA, encoded by the coding sequence ATGATCGCACTGAATAGTAGATTTGGAGACCCCCGGGAAATGTGCAACTTGTCGCGAACCAGAGATCTTCTGCGACCCGGGCTGCTCGCGCTCGGCGTGTTCGCCCTCGCCGCCGCCGGTTGCTCAGACCCCCGACCTGTGTCCACCGGAGGTAGCTCAACGACGCCAACCGCAGCTGAGGTGGCTGATTTCGACCCTTGCTCCGACTTTCCACAAGATGTTCTGAAGTCGGAGAACCTCATGCTCACTGGGCCCGAGGACTGGGAACGCGATGGCACAACAGCCCACGGTTGCGGTTACTTCGTGACCGAAGGTGGGTATGACGTGCGGATCGTTCGCACGACAAGAACGCTATCCGACATAAAACAACGGTTTCCCGATTCTTACCGTGAGCAGAAGTTCGGTCCCCGAACCGGCGCCTTCTATGAGTTATTCGCCAAACGAGGCTCCGAGAGTTGCGTCGTAAACTTGGAGATGAAGACCGGCAGTCTTCAATTCGATCTAGCCAACCCGCCTACCAGGACGACCGGGCACCTTAATAGCTGCGACCTGGTGACCAACCTGGTCAACAAGGTATTGCCATCGATTCCAGAGGGTGCATGA
- a CDS encoding MmyB family transcriptional regulator — MIRPDWFNPPLLPGMPDFHDSVEYLRYSRNLSRESIAHEAGISVSRLNQLILQRQIPGPKVFDRLVRFHGLSPAQRRHWEDLLQPSRPLVSAGELRRRLTAHRVQDHLDVLDQHEILGGYLDPLQTVLMGNEVLHRMMPGLDQADYNIIRWMLTPAARDRVHGWHGELLGLARNLRTVLGRYRDDPRAQELFHTLRKDIAFRSAWDGTPMQVTYDLPRTTPMYLRISGTSKPLALNLEINEYGACPEVVVVHGLYSTSAIAC, encoded by the coding sequence ATGATCCGACCGGACTGGTTCAACCCGCCCCTGCTACCAGGGATGCCCGACTTCCACGACTCGGTGGAATACCTGCGCTACAGCCGCAACCTATCGCGCGAATCCATCGCCCATGAGGCTGGAATCAGCGTTTCTCGCCTCAATCAGCTCATTTTGCAACGCCAGATTCCCGGCCCCAAGGTGTTCGACAGACTCGTCCGGTTCCACGGCCTCAGTCCCGCACAGCGGCGACACTGGGAAGACCTGCTGCAGCCCTCCCGTCCTCTCGTTTCCGCCGGCGAACTTCGCCGCCGACTCACCGCCCACCGGGTCCAAGACCACCTCGACGTTCTCGACCAGCACGAGATCCTCGGCGGATACCTCGACCCACTCCAGACCGTCCTGATGGGCAACGAGGTACTCCACCGGATGATGCCCGGCCTCGACCAGGCGGACTACAACATCATTCGCTGGATGCTGACCCCCGCCGCCCGCGACCGCGTCCACGGCTGGCACGGCGAACTACTCGGCCTCGCACGTAACCTGCGCACAGTGCTGGGCCGCTACCGAGACGATCCCCGAGCACAAGAACTGTTCCACACGCTGCGCAAAGACATCGCCTTCCGCAGCGCCTGGGACGGCACCCCCATGCAGGTCACCTACGACTTGCCTCGCACAACACCGATGTACCTGCGCATATCCGGTACCAGCAAACCGCTCGCGCTCAATCTCGAAATCAACGAGTACGGGGCATGCCCGGAAGTCGTTGTCGTCCACGGTCTCTACAGCACATCCGCGATCGCCTGCTGA
- a CDS encoding YunG family protein — MHGVALESLRRAVEAAWSAETSAASDWTDSNPSKGQCAVTACVVQDYLGGDIVNTIATLPGGRTVSHYFNVIAGRPHDLTASQFPERTQFSPPTPKTKGFPTTRDYCLSYENTRHRYEGLRSRVAELLGTQS; from the coding sequence ATGCACGGCGTCGCGCTCGAATCCCTCCGCCGGGCCGTCGAGGCCGCCTGGTCAGCAGAGACGAGCGCGGCGAGCGACTGGACGGACAGCAACCCTTCCAAGGGGCAGTGCGCGGTGACGGCATGCGTGGTTCAGGACTACCTGGGTGGCGATATCGTCAACACGATCGCCACCTTGCCCGGCGGAAGAACTGTCTCGCACTACTTCAACGTCATCGCCGGACGCCCACACGATCTCACTGCATCACAGTTCCCGGAACGCACCCAATTTTCTCCGCCGACCCCGAAAACCAAGGGGTTTCCCACAACTCGCGACTACTGCCTGTCCTATGAGAACACAAGGCATCGATACGAGGGGTTGAGGTCACGCGTCGCGGAGCTACTCGGTACTCAGTCTTGA
- a CDS encoding lipase family protein — protein sequence MTITDFYSTPILREGARPGDIVRLRPVFVPQLAGAAGAWQIVYVSTDTRSQPIAASAIMLLPEPIAEPGSMAILLYCPPFRGLGGVCTPSQLLATGSEYDLAGIDRALARGWVVAIPDGQGLGAGTGPHTFLAARAAGAKVVLDLARAIYRASDLDLPVAPVVAWGYADGGRVVAAAGELQPWYAPEMDLRGIAAGAVVSDLAAMAPVISGGTGADLGAGLEGQGLAGLGLAGLIGLSRAYDQLPLRHVLNEDGLVAAAEARHLTGLELLQRFPQSLAHWCRQPDPWNDHWWRRVLALESLAHVKPEVPLHLYHGELDIVVPVQAGRRTLIAYRQRGAQVDWREYDADHRSTAHLAISDVLAKLTVDVTNPPRHQPTTSSAAEHTSRP from the coding sequence ATGACCATCACCGACTTCTACTCCACACCCATCCTGCGCGAAGGCGCGCGCCCGGGTGACATCGTGCGCCTTCGCCCGGTGTTCGTACCGCAGCTGGCCGGAGCGGCCGGGGCGTGGCAGATCGTCTACGTCTCCACCGATACACGGTCCCAGCCGATAGCGGCCTCGGCGATCATGCTCCTGCCCGAGCCGATCGCCGAACCGGGGTCGATGGCGATCCTGTTGTATTGCCCGCCTTTTCGCGGCTTGGGTGGTGTCTGCACGCCCTCGCAACTGCTGGCCACAGGCAGCGAGTACGACTTGGCCGGCATCGACCGTGCACTCGCGCGAGGCTGGGTGGTCGCCATCCCTGATGGGCAAGGACTCGGCGCGGGCACCGGCCCGCATACGTTCCTGGCCGCTCGCGCCGCCGGTGCCAAGGTTGTGCTTGATCTGGCTCGCGCGATCTACCGGGCCTCCGACCTCGACCTTCCTGTCGCGCCGGTCGTGGCCTGGGGTTACGCGGACGGCGGGCGGGTCGTCGCGGCGGCCGGGGAACTGCAGCCTTGGTACGCACCGGAGATGGATCTGCGTGGAATAGCCGCTGGGGCTGTGGTGTCGGATTTGGCGGCCATGGCACCGGTGATCAGCGGGGGCACCGGCGCGGATCTGGGTGCGGGCCTGGAGGGTCAGGGTTTGGCGGGTCTGGGCTTGGCTGGGCTGATCGGGCTGTCTCGTGCCTATGACCAGCTCCCGTTGCGTCACGTGTTGAACGAGGACGGTCTCGTCGCTGCCGCCGAGGCCCGTCACCTCACCGGTCTGGAACTGCTGCAACGCTTCCCGCAATCGCTCGCGCATTGGTGCCGTCAGCCGGATCCGTGGAACGACCACTGGTGGCGGCGGGTCCTAGCGCTGGAATCGCTGGCCCACGTCAAACCTGAAGTGCCGCTGCATCTTTACCACGGTGAACTCGACATCGTTGTCCCCGTGCAGGCTGGTCGGCGCACTCTGATCGCTTACCGGCAGCGAGGTGCGCAGGTCGACTGGCGCGAGTACGACGCCGACCACCGCAGCACCGCGCATCTGGCGATCTCCGACGTTCTGGCCAAGCTCACGGTGGACGTCACGAATCCGCCTCGACACCAACCGACCACCTCTTCGGCGGCCGAGCACACGAGCCGCCCCTGA
- a CDS encoding helix-turn-helix domain-containing protein, translating to MNRRNPPTNDPRRGRGHDLEPELPDLGRWVRRVREARGLSRPEAAGLLTISYELLRKIEYGTTPCTLPVLEQMITTYELGPAQARHTRDLARPSVSLTPVEELRTHHSARERLTKLSELDERGLVGAYIDPLWSLVHANKRFRAELPGIDRYDDNAALWFFHPGTTTHTAETLVVHWEAAAAYLVASLRAALGTHRHNPQARSLFQKLCGSHTFTELWNTRLEVAYGYPTDEPLELREPDTGHLYSVRIHLGARVRTHLDTPELRFFIGYRDPRDHSTQS from the coding sequence ATGAACCGGAGGAACCCACCGACCAACGACCCGCGGCGAGGCCGAGGCCACGACCTCGAACCCGAGCTACCTGATCTGGGCCGATGGGTCCGCAGGGTCCGCGAGGCCCGCGGGCTCTCCCGGCCCGAGGCGGCCGGCCTGCTCACCATCAGCTACGAGCTGCTGCGCAAGATCGAGTACGGCACGACGCCGTGCACCCTGCCGGTGCTCGAGCAGATGATCACTACCTACGAACTGGGTCCGGCGCAAGCCCGTCACACCCGCGACCTGGCCCGGCCGTCTGTCTCGCTGACCCCGGTCGAGGAGCTGCGCACCCATCACAGCGCTCGCGAGCGTCTCACAAAACTGAGCGAGCTCGACGAGCGCGGACTCGTCGGCGCCTACATCGACCCCTTGTGGTCGTTGGTCCACGCCAACAAACGATTTCGCGCCGAACTGCCCGGCATCGACCGCTACGACGACAACGCCGCCTTGTGGTTCTTCCACCCCGGCACCACCACACACACCGCCGAAACCCTTGTCGTGCACTGGGAAGCCGCCGCCGCCTACCTCGTCGCGTCCCTGCGCGCCGCGCTCGGTACTCACCGCCACAACCCACAAGCACGGTCCCTGTTCCAGAAGCTCTGCGGCTCACACACTTTCACCGAATTGTGGAACACCAGACTCGAGGTTGCCTACGGCTACCCGACCGACGAACCCCTCGAACTCCGCGAGCCCGACACCGGGCACCTGTACTCCGTCAGGATCCATCTCGGTGCCAGAGTTCGTACACACCTCGATACCCCTGAGCTGCGATTCTTCATCGGCTACCGCGACCCCCGCGACCACTCGACCCAGTCCTGA
- a CDS encoding ESX secretion-associated protein EspG, translated as MTSWVLEIEEFAALWFGPAADRMVFPLHYTSRFSHMNALEQYRSTVREQWSEHGRLDWDAAEQLRRAFDVLTGPEVWVEVHGHRQLRPMRAVGARHDKQGAIAEQSTDGGRVRVSIFAADSLARRTVGMLPDAEAGKRPRQRFDDHDLRAEDPDVVTIIDGPNPREQYRRLREEPCTSAGVIQIFRGPRTTGGKPPHRVAAIQWHDRHDGRYLETGTRARTVVGANSATLAHQVGVEIGRALEQYKEIAEDLATYLP; from the coding sequence ATGACGTCGTGGGTTCTCGAAATCGAGGAGTTCGCCGCGCTGTGGTTCGGCCCCGCTGCCGACCGCATGGTGTTCCCTCTGCACTACACGAGCCGATTTTCCCACATGAACGCGCTCGAGCAGTACAGGTCTACCGTCCGTGAGCAGTGGTCTGAGCACGGTCGGCTCGACTGGGACGCCGCCGAGCAACTGCGCCGGGCTTTCGACGTGTTGACCGGCCCCGAGGTCTGGGTCGAGGTCCATGGTCACCGACAGCTCCGGCCCATGCGGGCGGTCGGCGCGCGCCATGACAAGCAGGGGGCGATCGCCGAGCAGTCCACTGACGGCGGGCGGGTTCGGGTGAGTATCTTCGCCGCGGACAGTCTCGCTCGTCGCACGGTCGGGATGCTTCCGGACGCCGAGGCCGGGAAACGGCCACGGCAACGGTTCGACGATCACGATCTGCGGGCAGAGGACCCGGACGTGGTCACCATTATCGACGGACCGAACCCACGCGAGCAGTACCGTCGCCTGCGGGAGGAGCCGTGCACTTCGGCGGGGGTGATCCAGATTTTCCGGGGACCGCGCACAACCGGCGGAAAGCCACCGCACCGAGTGGCGGCGATCCAATGGCACGACCGCCACGACGGTCGCTACCTCGAGACCGGTACCCGGGCCCGTACCGTCGTCGGCGCGAACTCGGCAACGCTGGCTCATCAAGTCGGTGTCGAGATCGGCCGGGCGTTGGAGCAGTACAAGGAAATCGCCGAGGACCTGGCCACATATTTACCGTGA